The Molothrus ater isolate BHLD 08-10-18 breed brown headed cowbird chromosome 18, BPBGC_Mater_1.1, whole genome shotgun sequence genome window below encodes:
- the LOC129046872 gene encoding uncharacterized protein LOC129046872 produces MSLISESSLEPVPSSANADSSNTPHSLTVLSHSKHPSASHSGDSTVPTSVPPADTCIEEGSDTAVLPLSGHPAAPPPVPHLAQTVPVPPPRSSSGYATRGEQVASASLVQLNRKPDSSRNTSQAVPASSVELLSRSANVEARGLGYDVAKETEKKEQRTDPKISNVPISKKGKIAKELHQQGALRDYSALSSQGRSVETALDELWPLELPAHVPEVHAKNDNVLDSVNEPSVVALDRWDVFPDTKSQSGFVAKQGQELKAEVPHETKVYHCPDVGKKRQGRDRTPRKAGTANMNKARGDQEKEQFRSSTVTPESPESFGKAEWDLPCVSKPPIERISASGQIKSLIKRTKETANVHPMSRDLSPRRKLGPAIFHKTESQDRLIEELQDRLGIDNQEQKDWQSQDAWLTEGVIVTARPRGEEQSGEQQVEKVESRVTRAGKFQHVPLFRLHCVEVQTEFLSILSNTK; encoded by the exons ATGTCTCTGATTTCTGAATCTTCCCTAGAACCGGTTCCCAGTTCAGCAAATGCAGACTCCAGCAACACTCCTCACAGTTTAACAGTGCTGTCCCATTCCAAACACCCTTCTGCAAGTCACAGTGGGGACTCAACAGTGCCAACATCTGTCCCCCCAGCAGACACCTGCATTGAGGAAGGCAGTGACACTGCAGTTCTGCCTTTGTCAGGGcaccctgctgcccctccaccTGTGCCCCACTTAGCACaaactgtccctgtgcccccgcCACGGAGCTCCTCTGGTTATGCTACTCGTGGGGAGCAAGTGGCCTCTGCCAGCTTAGTTCAGCTGAACAGAAAGCCTGACTCTTCCAGAAATActtcccaggctgtgccagcttcCAGTGTGGAGCTTCTCTCTAGGTCTGCTAATGTGGAGGCACGGGGCTTAGGGTATGATGTGGCAAAAGAGACTGagaagaaggagcagagaaCTGATCCCAAAATCTCAAATGTACCCATTTCAAAGAAGGGGAAGATAGCCAAGGAGCTGCATCAGCAGGGAGCACTCAGGGACTACTCAGCTCTTTCCTCCCAGGGCAGAAGTGTGGAAACAGCTTTAGATGAGCTGTggcccctggagctgcctgcacaTGTGCCAGAGGTGCATGCAAAGAATGACAATGTTTTAGATTCTGTTAATGAGCCTTCTGTTGTTGCCCTGGATCGGTGGGATGTCTTCCCAGACACTAAAAGCCAGTCGGGCTTTGTAGCAAAGCAAGGACAGGAGCTAAAAGCTGAAGTGCCACACGAAACCAAGGTATACCACTGTCCTGATGTGGGCAAGAAgaggcagggcagagacagAACTCCTAGGAAGGCAGGTACTGCTAACATGAACAAGGCCAGAGGAGACCAGGAAAAGGAGCAATTCAGAAGCTCTACAGTCACTCCGGAATCTCCTGAAAGCTTTGGGAAGGCTGAATGGGATCTGCCATGTGTCTCCAAACCACCCATTGAGAGGATTTCTGCATCAGGCCAG ATAAAATCTTTAATCAAGAGGACAAAAGAGACTGCGAATGTGCATCCCATGTCTCGGGACCTCTCTCCAAGGCGTAAACTAGGTCCTGCCATATTCCACAAGACTGAGTCCCAAGATCGCTTGATTGAGGAGCTTCAGGACAGACTGGGCATCGATAACCAGGAGCAGAAAGATTGGCAAAGCCAGGATGCCTGGCTGACAGAGGGGGTCATTGTCACTGCCAGGCCCCGGGGGGAAGAGCAGAGTGGTGAACAGCAAGTAGAGAAGGTAGAAAGCAGGGTCACACGTGCTGGCAAATTCCAGCATGTCCCTCTGTTCAGATTGCATTGTGTGGAGGTGCAGACTGAGTTTCTGAGCATCCTAAGCAACACAAAATGA